Within Pseudomonas brassicacearum, the genomic segment GTCGCGAAGGAAGAAAAGCGAGAGTCTGACTCTAAGGAAAGAATTAGCACGCATTAATACGCATTTGCCTGGGGGGCTTCCTTGACAGTTTTTTAGAGCCCTTGTTATAAAGCGGCTCTTAAGTGTCTGCAGGCCATTCAGCACTCGTTTTTGCTTTCACCAAAAAAACTTAGAATCATCTCAAATAGATATAAGGGGACTTAGAGTGAACAAGTCGGAACTGATTGATGCTATCGCTGCATCCGCTGATATCCCGAAAGCTGCTGCTGGCCGTGCGCTGGACGCTGTAATCGAATCCGTCACTGGCGCTCTGAAGGCTGGCGACTCTGTTGTTCTGGTTGGTTTCGGCACCTTCTCCGTGACCGATCGTCCTGCTCGTATCGGTCGCAACCCGCAGACCGGTAAGACGCTGGAAATCGCTGCTGCCAAAAAGCCAGGCTTCAAAGCTGGTAAAGCGCTGAAAGAAGCCGTTAACTAAGGTTTCGTTGAGTTTATCCGGGTCGGGGTCATGCCTGGCTTGGCAGCGGAGCGGTAATACGGCCGGTTGCAACCGGTCTGGCACACCAGGGCTTGCAGGTTAGAGTCCGGTCCGCTCCGCCAGTTACGAGAAGGCGCATCCTCGGATGCGCCTTTCTTCTATCCGGATTCTACCCACGCTCCACGGTTGCCTAAATTTGAAGTTCAACCGTTTCTGGGGGACGCATGCTGCAGAATATCAGGGACAATTCACAAGGCTGGATTGCCAAGACCATCATCGGGGTCATCGTCGCATTGATGGCGTTGACCGGTTTCGATGCCATTTTCAAAGCCACTACCAACAGCAACGAAGCGGCCAAGGTCAACGGCGAAAACATCAGCCAGAACGAGCTGAGCCAGGCGGTCGACATGCAACGCCGTCAGCTCATGCAACAGTTGGGCAAGGATTTCGACGCCTCCCTGCTGGACGAAAAAATGCTGCGCGATTCAGCGCTCAAGGGCCTGATCGACCGCAAGTTGTTGCTGCAAGGCGCACACGATGCGAAATTCGCTTTCTCCGAAGCCGCGCTTGATCAAGTGATCTTGCAGACGCCTGAGTTCCAGGTCGATGGCAAATTCAGCGCCGAGCGTTTCGATCAGGTCATTCGCCAGTTGGGCTACAGCCGTATGCAGTTCCGCCAGATGCTGGCTCAGGAAATGCTGATCGGTCAGTTGCGCGCCGGCCTGGCAGGCAGCGGTTTTGTCACCGATGCCCAAGTGCTGGCATTTGCCCGCCTGGAAAAACAGACGCGTGATTTCGCCACCTTGAACATCAAGGCCGACCCGGCCTCCGTCAAGCTGACCGATGATGAGGTCAAGGCATACTACGACCAACACGCCAAGGAATTCATGACGCCTGACCAGGTGGTCATCGATTACCTCGAGCTGAAGAAAGCTTCCTTCTTCGATCAGGTCAGCGTGAAGGACGAAGACTTGCAGGCGGCCTATCAGAAAGAAATCGCCAATCTGTCCGAACAGCGTCGGGCTGCGCACATCCTGATCGAAGTGAACGACAAGGTGACCGAAGCCCAGGCCAAGGCGAAGATCGAAGAGATCCAGGCTCGCCTGGCCAAAGGCGAGTCGTTTGAAGCGTTGGCGAAGGAGTTTTCCCAAGACCCGGGTTCGGCCAGCAACGGCGGCGATCTAGGCTACGCTGGTCCTGGCGTTTACGATCCGGAATTCGAAAAGGCCTTGTACGCCTTGAACAAGGACCAGGTTTCGGCTCCGGTACGCACCGATTTCGGTCTGCACCTGATCAAGCTGCTGGGTGTCGAGGCGCCTGAAGTGCCTACGTTTGCCAGTCTCAAGGACAAGCTGACCCGCGAGCTGAAGACCCAGCAGGTGGAGCAGCGTTTCGTTGAGGCGACCAAGCAACTGGAGGATGCCTCGTTCGAAGCGTCCGACCTGGCGCAACCGGCCCAGGACCTGAAGCTGACCATCCACACGTCGGCCCCTTTCGGTCGTGAAGGCGGCGAAGGGATTGCGGCCAATCGTGCCGTGGTTACTGCTGCGTTCAGTCCGGAAGTGCTGGATGAGGGTGCCAACAGCACCGCTATCGAGCTGGACCCGGAAACCGTCGTGGTGCTGCGTGCCAAGGAGCACCGCAAGCCTGAGCAACTGCCGCTGGAAAGCGTGGCAGGGCCGATTCGTGCTCAATTGACCAAGGAGCACGCCAGCGCGGCAGCCAAGACCCGGGCCGACGAGTTGATCGCCAGCCTGCGCGACGGCAAGGCAGCACTGGACAAGCCGGTCGACGGCCAAGACTGGAAAGCCACCCAGGCGGCAACCCGCAACCAGGAAGGCATCGAACCGGCGGTGCTGCAAGCACTGTTCCGCATGCCCAAGCCTGAGTCCAAGGACAAGCCGACGTTCACCAGCGTGACCTTGCCTGATGGCAGCCTGGTGGTTGTGCGTCTGAACGGCGTGAACGAAGCGGCGGCACCGACTGACGAAGAGAAGGCGGAGTATCGCCGCTACCTCGCGTCCCGTGTTGGTCAGCAGGACTTTGCGGCGTATCGCAAGCAGTTGGAGAGCCAGGCGGAGATCAAGCGTTTCTAATTGCTTGATGCTTTTTCAAACCTGGTTGTGATGCTGTTCAGTTAGAAAAAACGGCGCTTCTTTTAGAAATGGGGAAGCGTCGTTTTTTTTGGCTTGGGTTTTGGGTTTTGGGTGTATATCCGTTTCTGCGGTAATGGATATACACACTGAACTACGCCGCTCTGAACGTGATATCAAAATCTTCATTAACGGCGCGACTGAACAGCATTAAGCTAAATCCCGGATTTTTTTGTGTCTGCTTGTTGCTCGGGGCGGGTGTTCGTCGATCTATCAGGCTGGCGTCTTTTTCCTGCAAACAACCCCCAGTAGACTTGTAACCCCCTTGA encodes:
- a CDS encoding HU family DNA-binding protein; this translates as MNKSELIDAIAASADIPKAAAGRALDAVIESVTGALKAGDSVVLVGFGTFSVTDRPARIGRNPQTGKTLEIAAAKKPGFKAGKALKEAVN
- a CDS encoding SurA N-terminal domain-containing protein is translated as MLQNIRDNSQGWIAKTIIGVIVALMALTGFDAIFKATTNSNEAAKVNGENISQNELSQAVDMQRRQLMQQLGKDFDASLLDEKMLRDSALKGLIDRKLLLQGAHDAKFAFSEAALDQVILQTPEFQVDGKFSAERFDQVIRQLGYSRMQFRQMLAQEMLIGQLRAGLAGSGFVTDAQVLAFARLEKQTRDFATLNIKADPASVKLTDDEVKAYYDQHAKEFMTPDQVVIDYLELKKASFFDQVSVKDEDLQAAYQKEIANLSEQRRAAHILIEVNDKVTEAQAKAKIEEIQARLAKGESFEALAKEFSQDPGSASNGGDLGYAGPGVYDPEFEKALYALNKDQVSAPVRTDFGLHLIKLLGVEAPEVPTFASLKDKLTRELKTQQVEQRFVEATKQLEDASFEASDLAQPAQDLKLTIHTSAPFGREGGEGIAANRAVVTAAFSPEVLDEGANSTAIELDPETVVVLRAKEHRKPEQLPLESVAGPIRAQLTKEHASAAAKTRADELIASLRDGKAALDKPVDGQDWKATQAATRNQEGIEPAVLQALFRMPKPESKDKPTFTSVTLPDGSLVVVRLNGVNEAAAPTDEEKAEYRRYLASRVGQQDFAAYRKQLESQAEIKRF